GTCTCAAGTAACACATTTTTCACCAAAACAGAAAATATCCAGGAAACAAGTAATGTTCTTTTTCCTGCCAAATCTCATTTTTTTCGATGTTTCAGAATTTCTAATAAAAAATGATGGAATACCATGAAGGAAAAAATTGTGACATGCCAAACATATGCCAACGATGTAGCCTACACATAAGCGCCACTTCATTCGAAACTGCTTTCAGACGGACAAAACAATTTTAAGAGCTGAAAATTGCATGATGTTAATAGTGGGGGATCAGCTTTGGATGCTAAAAGTTTCACTCGCGCAATAGTTGACGGATGGGAAGTGCATGTTTTCCTAATTTCATTAACATAAGATGTCTTCATAGGATATATACTTCTCCTGTTATGTATTGTTAGCAGGATAGCTGAACTGATTGCTTTTCACCTTGTTTAAACATGGATGGATCCATCTAGGAGAGGCGCACAAAGTTTTATAAGATATTTGACCGCTTCATGACCACCTTAGAAAAAGATAGTGCTCTGGGCTTCCTACGCCTCTTCGATAAGTACAGGCAGCACCTTGTTTATGGATATGTTATCACTCCACAAAGCTTTAACTTAATTATTGCAATGAACGCCCTGTGTTGCGCTAAGTTTGTTTTGAAGGGGAAGGCGCCTAGGCTCTGTGGGATGCGCGCCAACCCCAACTACATTACCAACTTTGGGTTCTTCCCCCTTCACCAAGCTGCTGAGTCATTCTCCGCTGACATGGTTGAGGTACTGCTCCAACATGGTGCATTGGCCAATCTACGCACCTCGGGGAATATAATCATCGAGGGCCTCCTTCCACTCCATGTTGCCATCGAGAACACTTGCCAGCACAAGTATCTGGAGGACAATCTGTTAGCTGACCAGAACTATATGAAGGGGAATGTCGAGTACATCTACAAGCTCATATATCTGCTTTGCCTGCCTGAGATGGTTTGTTTTAAATCCCTCCAAACATCAGTTACTACTTTGGTTACATAAGAGCAGAGAAGAAGTTCAGCTTCATGCCAGATATTTAACTCGACTGCTCCTACAGTGTTTAAGAACTGACAATCTGTTGCTTTGTATAGTTCAGCTTGTGAGAAAGAATAGTCTGCCTCTGTAAATTTTTCTGTATTTATGTCTGTACTTGAGTAGGAGGCACTGTTTCTTTTGAATTGAAGGAGAAATGAGTCAAATTTGTCTGCAATTACAAGTTTTTGTTAGCTTCTCTTGTTGATAATTTAATGTCAATCCTTCTTTATTACATAGAATGTCAGCACTTTAAATTAAAACTGTTATGCATTGGTGACTTATGCAGAAGATCTTCTTGGACACGACTAGGGTGCTTGCAAGTCACACAGATAATGTAGTAGATGAGCTCTGGGATTGCATAAAGCATGGGAAGCTTGTCCCTGCAGCTATTTTGCTCTTCGCAGCTCATAGGCATTTCCGCAAGCTCAATGGATTTGATACGATCAAGACTCTTATCGAGGATTCTGTGTTTGACCTAGAAAGGGAGGGGTGTGGATTAAAAAGTGGTAAAAATACTAAGGCTGCTAAGCAGCGGAAAGAGAAGAAAGTACAATTTAGTAACACATTGGTGCTTGTTAGGATAATTCTCAAAGCTGGTGATGCTCTTGACGAATATATTCAAACTCATTCAAAGGTACCGTGTTTCGTTAGATCACATCTTCAATGTCCTAGGtgtctatttttttcttctattgaaTATATTTTAATATGTTaatgttaggataacttgtactccctctgtcccataatataagagcgtttttgacactagtgtagtgtcaaaaacgctcttatattatggcacggagggagtaatatttattGTAGAGAGAGAATATTGCATAACATGTCCCTTGCTGACcaacatgaaaagaaaaaaaattctgatgtattactttgtatggcctctgtgaataattaataaaatggccgcatgcatcgtccagatgcagaggccagggatctatccttcttttcaaaaaaaaaaacatgaaAAGAACAAAATTTCTATATCTAAATCGTTTTCTGTGCTGTGCTCTTCTCATAGCTTTTTGAACCAAGTTTGTTATCAATCCAATGCTAATATCCAGTGGATCGCAGTCTAATGACTTGGATTTCCTCCTTTTATGAAATCTGTCCAATATATTCTGAAAAATGTACAATACAAGTATTTTCTGTACATGTAGAAATAAATTTATCATGCAGGGAAAGCCATAGCAACACTATAAAGCTATTTCTTTATGGTAGTTACTGCCATATGGTAGAAGTGTACTCATATGTGTCTGCTGAGTGCGTTCGAGGTTTCTAGTGGTAGTCTAGTGTTTAAGCCCTCTGCACATGACCTTTTGGGTATACGGAGCATATCAATGCATAGCACCTGAGTTAAACCAAATTTTGCATATCTAGTGTTAGCTTCGATACATATAAAGtattccctccgtaaactaatataagaacgtttagattactaaagtagtgttctaaacgctcttatattaatttacagagggagcAAAAAAATATCAGTTAGCTTACAGAAAATAATAATTATGCAGGCATCTCATGAGGAGGTCCTTGCAAAGGTTTCAGAAGTTCTCCAGAATTATGATGTTGGTCCTAGTGGAAAAGTAATCTGCATCGAAGACCTTGTCtggtttgattttttttatttccttCTGCGTCTATTCTTTTTGTACATGTAGATGATCTACCTAACAATGTTTTAATTATTTCTTCCACATGCTCTTGTAGTCGCCCGTATGCTTGTCCACTGCCGGACAATGTGTTGCATGAACATGGTGCGTGCTTGTTTCAGAACCTGGTATTTTTGTGCTTCTGTAACAATTTGCAAAATGAGCCGTAATAATTCTGTAATCGGAAGCAGGGGAAACAGACTTGACAAATGCAGCCATAGGATCGTCTACACTGGAAGTCAAGGCAAAAATTGTATGGGTATTTGAACTTGTGCCTTTCGACttttattgttcttattatttTGCTTCATGCTGAAAATCGTTTTTTTACTACATTTGGTAATTTAGGCTTTCATTTCTTTCTGCTGTTTACATGTTAATACCGAGTATAAAATGTCATCAAGTTCATTCGATGACAATTTTTATCAGGACACTGAAGTTCATCATGTGGCTGTAGTGCCATTCAAATCTTTTACTGCAAGGGTATTGTATCATCCCATATTTTAGCGTGACATGTACAAATTCAAGAGTCCTATAATGGCTAGAGATAAAACACTTGTTTTCTCTTTTCTAAAGATAACTGATGCTATGGAACTGATCTGTCTGGTTAGTGTGGTCAAATTATATGGGTAAGACTCACATATGTTTTGTTTTTGTTCCCCCTTTTTACCTGACTAGGGGCTCCATTTATTTGTGTAGTTAGTGGATGACTCAATGACAATAACCTAAAAAAGGGCCATGTACATGTTGTTGATCACGCTGAGTTTATGTTTTGTGTCTTCTTGACCACGATATCTTGATTATTTTTACGTGTTAACCAGGCCGCGAAAAGGAAGCCACGCAGAGGACAGAACCTTTGGTACGCAAGAGATCAGTTTCTTCCTGTCTGGAGATCAGTGCTAACATGTCAGTTCAATGTGAGGACCTTTCCATCATATGCACCACGCAAAGAGATGCCAGATACCCGATATGATGGCGTCCAGAAGAAAGCGACTGATCGAAGGTCTTCCTCTAACGTTCGTCTTGGCATGTTGGACTTGTTGGAGAGCAGGTCTCAGAAATTAGCAAGTGGTCCGAAATCAGCGAGTAGTTACCGATCACGAAGGCCGTTTGGCACTGCTGCATCGACTGTCCTGAAGATGTTGAAGCGCGCATGATGATGGAAGGTGTAATAGTTTGCTAGCATAGTCGAACCGTCGGGCAGGGGTAGGATTGAGCCGAACTAAAAAGCCTATTGTGGAAATGGACTTTCGACTGTGCAGGTGCCCAGACGAACAAGCAACCATCATTCTCCCTGCAATCAAGTGCAGGATGGTTCTGTTTTGCCCGCGCCGATGGATGAGTGCTGGATAGGTATCTGTTGCTGTTTGTTTCACAAGTAGTGGTATCTTCCCGAAGATGTATTTTTCAGAGGCTGGAGTTAGCCTGAGCCTTGGTTATGTATGAAATATGAAAAACTGTTCGTCAGCGAGACCAGGGAGCTGGGTTGTGTTGAGAGAGCACGCTGTGTTGTTTTCCCATGCCAGATGTGCTGGCTTTACCGCCATACCATCTGCTTTCCATCTCGCCGCCGTCAGGGcatcgccgggcaaagcccgccgGCGCTGGCGGGGGGCCTGATCGGGGGTGGCTTTGCTTGTGGAGGAGTTGGAGGGCTATTGCGGGATGAAGCAGGTGTGCTTAGGTGACGGTCTTTGTCAGGCAGTGCTCGACGGCGGCGTTGGTCATCCAGTGCTGTGATCTTCAACGACGACCTAGGTCATCGAAGAAAAGGCAATCAGTACATGGTCCTGGACGGCAGCGGCATCGGATCCGAACCTGTCGTGCAACGCGGTGATTTTTTTTAGGTTTTCTTTAGGATGTCCTCGAGTTTGGTTTGGGGCGGCAAGACGGTGGTTTTCAGTGAATCCGTCTGGATTTGACCATTTTTTGTGATCTTTGGAGTTTTTACAGACTCTTATCGAAATTTTCTTCTTGGTGGCGATTTTCTTCGCGGATCGCAGTTGGCGGCATCTCCTAGTCTGCCTCAACGACTTTCTGGACGCTGCTTCTACAAGTTCCTGGGTTTAAAAAAGCTTGCTCCGCCAAGGTGGAGGACCAGAGATGGGAGGACGTATCTGATGCACCGGGTCATTTGGTGCTACTGGTGCACCGAACTTTCTTAGAACATTTTCAAATGATTGAAAAAATTCTGGAAAAATATGTAGCACATTCACATAACAATAATGTATGTTGTtacaaaaattcaaatcaaaatttgaAACATAGTTTGAGATACAACAATGACAAATTCAACATTGAGTAGTACATAACACAAGTTAGCTTTAGATTTGGCTCATTATCATATTGATGTCAAATTTATCAGTTTTTGTATCTCGAGTAATGTTTTGAATTTTGATAAGAaattttatgacaacatacattgatgttATTGCCAATGTGTTAaaaatttatattttttttgaaacattttaAAATGTGTTAATGCGTCCGATgtaccggtagcaccacaagcaccGGTGCACCAGAAACATTCTTCCAGAGTCGGCATCGAGCtatgcaggaggaagaagacttcgACACCCTCAAGAATTTGAATGCTATTTTATTTTTCTGTATGGATGTATTCGTAAGGACCTGTGATGATTAATACATGACCCGCAAAAAAGAGATGATTAATACTCTTTTTTTGAGACAAAGATGATGATGGTGATTAATACATGGCTTAGGCCTTTTCACACAAAAAAAGGTGTGCCGGCTTTATCCCTAAAATGGGCTTTATGGGCCACATGGAGTGTCCAGTTGGTGGTCCGGACTGGGATGGGCCTCCATTGTCAGGATGAGCGAGCCTCCACTTCTTCACACAGTTCcgctaaaaaaaagagagagaaacttCTTCACACAGCTCAACCCCTCCCCCACCACAACGCCCCGCCGGGAGAAACAACCGGCGACGGCGATCCCAGGCGCCTGTCCCCGGCGGCGGCAAGCGACGACTcttctccccccttccccctcgcGATCTATTGAGGTGAGCCTTTCTCCTTCCTCGTCTCTCCcaatttcttttatcttctcccgggattaaaccctagctagctaaACTTTCCTCCCTAATCAAACCCTGCCAACATTTACTTGTCAGCTGAGGAGGGGAGATGGATTCTGTTAAGGAGATTCTTCGGCGGTAAGACAATCCACATCCAGTCTCTCCATCTCCTTGACCATCCCCACATTTCATCACCCGCAGTCTGTTTGTTTGTTTATCCCTTGTTATTGATGTTGTTTGTTGCAACGACATTGCTAGTACTTGAAGAAATTGGTCCATTGCATTGACGCTGCTTGTCACTGCCGGTTTCCCAGGGTCCATTCAGAGAAGAAACCGTGTGTGGATGGCGAATCACACCAGCATTCCCCAACGTCGATGCCTGCGGCGGTATCCAAGGTGCTTGAAGACGACGACCTCCTCAGGGAGATTATTGTCCGTGTCGGCTTCCCCACCACCCTCGTACGTGCTTCCCTCGTCTGCAAGCGCTGGTACCACCACATCTCTGACCGCCGGTTCCTCCGCCGCTTCCGCGAGCGCCACCCGCCCCGCCTCCTTGGCTTTTGCCATGTCCCCGAAGATGAATGTTCACAGTTGTCCTGTCCACGCTTCGTCCCTATTTCGCCTCAGCCCCCAGAGCTCGCTGCCATGGTCAGCCGCGTGGCGAGCTACAGCTTTGGCGTCGACGGCGACGAATGGATCAGGGAGTGCCGGCGCGGCAGTGTCTTGACCGGACGCTATGAAGGATTATTATGGAGACATAGAGTGCACCACCCACTGTGCTCTGGGAGAGACATGGACATCCTCCCACCACTCCCAAGCGTCCAGAAGTCCAGGTACCACATGTTCACTACAATCCTCTCCAAAGAAGATGGCGCCGGCGGCTTGTCCTACATGTACATGTTGGTGGAGGGGGTTGATGAGAATAAAGTTTTTAGGGTGCGCGTGTATATGTTGCAACGCGGTGTCTGGTGCATGCACACCTCATCTATCACACATATCCCTCTTCCGCTGTTGCCACGGAAAGTTGTGCTTGTTGACGATAAAATCTATATAGCTGACAAGTTCAGTGACGACATTATTGTCTTGGATTTGCCAGCCTCAAGTTTCTCCAAAATTTCGGTCCCACAGGGAGTGCAGTATCACCATTATACCACCATCTTGTCACGAGCCGATGATGCATCCGGTGTATATCTCACCCATGTTCATGTCAAGGAGCTTCAGCTTTGTATCTGGCTCCACAAGGGGCACAACTGGTTGCTGGTCGATACCATTTGTTTGCGTCAGATGTGGGCTAATTTGAGGATGCTAGATCATACGGTTGAGGATGAGGATGTTGATTTTCACTTCTTAAGCCACGTGGGGGATAATGCTGAGTTTGTGTTCTTGGAAATGTCTAATTGCACACTCCATCTGGACGTCACGAGCAGGACACTACGTAAAGTGGATGGGACGCCGTTAAAGAATGGACATTTCGTTGATGTCCATCCCTTTATGATGATTTGGCCACCCAAATTCCCTCTGCTGAAGGATGCTACTGCAAGGTTTGCTATTTGGCCTTCATATGATCACAATACTAGTTAAGTGACATTAGATAATGCTTGCCTTAAGATGTCTTGAAATCACTTGTGTACTCGGGTAATACTACTTGCTTATTG
This DNA window, taken from Triticum aestivum cultivar Chinese Spring chromosome 1D, IWGSC CS RefSeq v2.1, whole genome shotgun sequence, encodes the following:
- the LOC123157705 gene encoding uncharacterized protein, coding for MGERRTKFYKIFDRFMTTLEKDSALGFLRLFDKYRQHLVYGYVITPQSFNLIIAMNALCCAKFVLKGKAPRLCGMRANPNYITNFGFFPLHQAAESFSADMVEVLLQHGALANLRTSGNIIIEGLLPLHVAIENTCQHKYLEDNLLADQNYMKGNVEYIYKLIYLLCLPEMKIFLDTTRVLASHTDNVVDELWDCIKHGKLVPAAILLFAAHRHFRKLNGFDTIKTLIEDSVFDLEREGCGLKSGKNTKAAKQRKEKKVQFSNTLVLVRIILKAGDALDEYIQTHSKASHEEVLAKVSEVLQNYDVGPSGKVICIEDLVCRPYACPLPDNVLHEHGACLFQNLVFLCFCNNLQNEP
- the LOC123164959 gene encoding uncharacterized protein; this translates as MDSVKEILRRVHSEKKPCVDGESHQHSPTSMPAAVSKVLEDDDLLREIIVRVGFPTTLVRASLVCKRWYHHISDRRFLRRFRERHPPRLLGFCHVPEDECSQLSCPRFVPISPQPPELAAMVSRVASYSFGVDGDEWIRECRRGSVLTGRYEGLLWRHRVHHPLCSGRDMDILPPLPSVQKSRYHMFTTILSKEDGAGGLSYMYMLVEGVDENKVFRVRVYMLQRGVWCMHTSSITHIPLPLLPRKVVLVDDKIYIADKFSDDIIVLDLPASSFSKISVPQGVQYHHYTTILSRADDASGVYLTHVHVKELQLCIWLHKGHNWLLVDTICLRQMWANLRMLDHTVEDEDVDFHFLSHVGDNAEFVFLEMSNCTLHLDVTSRTLRKVDGTPLKNGHFVDVHPFMMIWPPKFPLLKDATARTTCEGGYQEAFGWSATMVSSRKSREPHFLSSSSNSLYYNS